In Leuconostoc kimchii IMSNU 11154, the DNA window TTCTCAAACTTACTTTGCTTATAAAATCGATATTGAGAATCACACAAGGCAACCACAATTAACAGATTATATAACCGTTAGTCGTCGGATAATGGCCGGTCGTAAGTGGGAGCTGTTTTTGTTAGAATTAAGCTTCATAGGCTGGCATTTGTTGGGTATACTTACTGCTGGGTTGGCTTATATCTATGTGGTGCCTTATTTGAATGCAACACGAGTAGCTTATTCACGACATTTATTCACTTTGGCAATGACAGAGAGTGTGGCAAAATAATATGTTGATTGTTGGGTTAACGGGCGGCATTGCTACTGGAAAATCGACTGTTAGTCGGACATTACGAGAGGCTGGTTTTCCCGTTGTTGACGCTGATGTCGTGGCACGCGAAGTAGTTGAACCAGGGACACGAACATTAGAAAAAATTAAATTAGCTTTTGGGCCAAATATTATTGAAAACGGGATTCTGAATCGTGATAAATTGGGGCGTATTGTGTTTGGTAATCAAGCTGAATTGACACGATTAAATACAATTATGCAACCAGCCATTCGGTCAACGATGTTGGATAAAATTGCTTTTTGGAGAACACAGCAAATTCCCATTTTAATTATTGATATACCACTTTTGTTTGAACGTGGTTACGATAAGAAAGATATAATCGATAAAATTGTTGTCGTTCATACGACCGAAGCGATTCAAAAATCACGTTTGGAAGCCCGGGATGGGTTAGACAGTACTCAGGCGCAAAATCGTATGAAATCCCAGATACCAATAGCCGAAAAAATCGCTGGTGCTGATTATATTTTGGACAATAATGGTGATAAGATGTCTTTAGCAGTACAAATTGAAAAATTGATAATAGAATTAAAGGAAATTGCTCCAAAATATGACGCAAAATAACAGCACAATTGAATTTCATGCAACAGCGGGTGCTTTTTTTCAAGCGGATCATTTGATTACGCCTGATGATTTATCACGTGTTTTTAATTTGTACTTGCCTTTTATTGGTGCAACTAGTTATGCGTTGTATCATTTATTAGTGAACGAATTACCTTTTAATCACGAACAACTCAAGCGCCAAGATCATAATTTTATTATTGATAGTTTGAATATCAGTTTACCCAATTTTGTCAAATGTCGCCGGCGTTTGGAAGCTGCTGGATTAATGAAAACGGTTTATGAAAAAGATGCCATGGGCGAGGTTTATGGCTATCGTTTGTTAACACCTTTGGCAGCTGATAAATTTTTTAAAGAACAACTATTATCTGGTTTGTTGTATAAATTTGTTGGTGAAGAGCGGTATTTAATACTTGAAAAACGGTATGGTATACAAGGGCAAGTCAAACTCACCGGTAACGATATTTCAGCAAGATTTTTACAAGTTTTCCAAAATCAAAATGATTTAAGTGTACCGACAACACCATTAGTTTATCAAGATGCAACGATACAGCCAGATGCATCAACTTTTAAATTTGATGATTTTTCAGAGATGATTCGTGGCGCACATATGGCTACAATAGTGTCACATCGTAATTTTCTAGTTGCAATGCACATGACGTATGGTGTTGATGAGGTGACGCTTGCGGGGGTGGTGAACCAAAGCATCACATTAGATACGCATGAAATTAATGAGCAAGAGGTGCAACGTCTGTTGAGACAACAAGTGACGCGTCATGTTTCTGCCAATAAAGTGGCATCCGAACCGGAACAATTACAAAGTGTACCTGAAATTAAAAATACAGAAGCCCGTGCTTTGATTGAAATAGCGCGTACGACAAATGCACAAGAATTTTTAGGGTATGTGAAAACAACGTTAAAAAGTGGTTTGGTACTCAAAAAAGAACGTGATTTAGTGGATTATTTAATAGCGCAAAGTACACTACCAATGCCGGTCGTTAATATTTTGGTACACTATGTATTAATTGGTTTACAAAATGACAGTTTAAAAGCTGCTTTGGTGACAACAATTGCTGATTCATGGACGCAAAATCGGGTAGATACCCCTGAAAAAGCATTAATTCAAATTCAACAACGTCAAAAGGCAAACCAAGAACGTCAAGAGAAACGATTCAGTCGTCATGCGAGACCTGAAAAAACAACACCAAAATTTGTAACTAAACCAGGTACAGATAATGGTAATGAGACGGTATCAAATGCAACTGTTGAAACTGACAGTGCCGCTGCTGCTTTAGCAAAGCTGAAGAATATAAAGACGAAAAACTAATATGCAAAATTTAGCAGAAGTATTAAAAAAAATACAACAGAAGTATCCTAAAATTGAAGAAACAAAGTTAGCTGAGGTTGTGCAACAAATTGCAGACGATGAAGATGTGCGTCTTTTTTGGGAAGCGCATCAAAATGAATTACGTCAAGACGCGTTTCAATTAACAATGATGGATCTTCATGAATTTATACAACAAAAGCAACGATTGGCTCGTGGGGAAAAATCACTTTATCCAGGCTATTATCCAGAATTAGCCATTGAAAAGGGTTATCCTCATGTTCGCTACGTTGCTGAGAAATCCACAAAGTTGCAACTCATGCAGGCAGAAAAATTGACATTATATAAAATGCCAAAGGCTATTCGCGATGCTGATTTACAAACTATTTCAGTTGATTCAGGCCGAGCAGGTGTTGTCACTGCCATTGTAGATATTTTGACACGTTTACTTGAGAAAAGTGATACGTATGTTCGCGGTCTTTATTTGTATGGTCAATTTGGTGTTGGAAAAACATATTTGATGGGCGCACTAGCCAATGCCTTAGCGGCGAATAGTATTGGTGTTATGCTTATTCATTTCCCATCTTTTGCGGTGGATTTAAAGAACACCATTGGTAGAGATAATACCAATCGTGAGCGATTAGTTAACCAAGCAAAAACGTCGCCAGTTTTGATTATTGATGATCTTGGGGCCGAAAATTTAAGTATGTGGATTCGTGATGACATTCTCGGTGTTATTTTAGAATATCGCATGCAAAATGAGTTAACGACATTTATAACATCAAATTTTGATATGGATGAGATGGAAAAATATTTATCCGAAACACGCGATGACCGTGATCCAGGAAAAGCTGCACGGTTAATGCAACGTATTAAATTTCTCACACAACGCGCAGAAGTCAGTGGCAAAAATCGACGGTTAGAGCATTGACGTTTATTAAGCGAACAAAAAAATATTGGTTTGTTGGTTTAGCAGTCATGTTGTCATGGTTTTTTTTACGGCATGATGCGTTATTGTACGCCAATCCAGTTGGTCAAGTACAGCATGTCAGTGACAAGGCAACGCAAACAGTAACTGATGAACATAACAATTCAGATGTGATTCGAACGCAAGCACTAACCATTCGATTACTGAATCGTCAAGGGACAATCAAAATATCAAATACTTATGCACAGTCCCAAGTTATTTCTAATAAATATCGTGTTGGGGATCAATTACTTTTAGAAAACATTGACGGCAATATGCATATTTTATCATTAAAAAGGGATGCTGTTGTGGGTGCGTTAGCAACGTTACTTGTTGGCTTGCTAGTTATTTATAGTAAGTGGCGAGCGACAAGTTGGTTATTGCTCAGTATGTTAATCAATATTGGTTTATTTGGTGTTGCTGTTGCTTTAAATGTTCACGCAAAAAATGCCAATGTTTTTTTACTATTTAGTGTATTGGCTGTATTATTTGCAACAGCTAGTTTGGCGCTCGTATTAGGTAAAACGCTACAAATGGCAATTACGTTATTAACGACACTAACGACAACTGTGCTGACAATTGGCCTATTGATAATTGTTTTACGATTCACAAATAATGCGGGTGTTCATTTTGAAACGATGTCGTATGTCACGCAAGTACCAGTCACATTATTTATGGCACAGACGATTATCGGTGTTCTAGGTGCTGTAATGGATGAGGCAGCAGACATCGTGGCTATGCAATTTGGCATGCAACGTGAAAATGCGACACGGCATTTTTCTGACTATTGGCACGCAGGTATGTCAGTTGGTCGCGATATTATGGGGACATTAATTAATGTGCTGTTCATGATATTTATCGCGGAAACGTTGCCAATGGTTTTTTTGATGTTACGTAATGGCAACCATTGGACTTATATTATGGATCAAATCATGAATTTGGGCATCTTGCAAACAGTTATTTCCGGTATTGGCATTGTTTTAGCAGTTCCTGTAACTAGTGCATTAGTTGGCTGGATTATGTCAAGAAAGGTCGGTACCCAATGAATGCAATTGGACTCTTGGTAATCATTTTATTCATACTCATGGTTTTTGTTGGTAAAGGCCAGGGCGTCAAGGCGTTTTTAGGGCTGTTATGTAATTTTTTGGCTATTTTTATATTAATTATCTTGATTAATTGGCAGTTTAATCCGTATATTGTGACAAGTATTATGAGTTTGATTATTTTATCTGTCGCGATTTATTTGGGAGCGGATAATATCAATGTTACAAATATTGCATTTAAAACCAGTGTCATTGTTGTTGCAATTATCATGGCCCTGACAATTCTTATTCAGTACTTTGGTCAGTTTCAGGGCTTTACAACGGAAAACTCGGAAGAACTAGAGGGGCTCTCCTTAACGGTAGGTCTATCATTTAGTCATATTGCAATGATTGCGATGATTATTTCTGTTCTGGGCGCAGTTGCTGAGGCGGCTATGGCAATAGCTGCAGATTTAACAGAAGTGATTGAAAGAACACCAAATATGACGAGCATAAGATTATATGCCCATTCACGTATTATTGGTGGGCAAATACTAGGCACGGCGATTAATACATTGTTTTTTGGTGTGTTGGGTGCCAACATACCGTTATTAATTTGGTTTGTTCGGTTACGTTACCCTGTTGCAATGTTTGTTAATGCAAAATTATTAATGGTAGAAGTGGTAACAATGTTGCTGGGAATGTTAGGTATTTTATTAAGCATCTGGGTAGCCAGTTGGCTAATTGTACGAACGCATGTTAAACAACAAAAAGTGGTGATGAAAAATGAAAGAAACGTTTAATCTCATTGAAGAGATCACAAGGAATGATGGTTCAATTTATTTTGAACTGGGGAATATTACACATAATGGTCGTTCAGAATATGCGGCAGAGCATGGTTATATTAAGAGTGTTCGGATTTTAAAAATGAATATAGCACGTTCTTCTGCAGTTGAAGCCTTGGAAAACTATATTAATACACACTATGATTTGTTACCGTTAGAATATGATGGTTGGGAAGAATGGCAACGGACACCAGAAATGTCCGAACATATGACACAAATCTTATTGGAAAATAAATTGGCCTAAGAACCTTATTTGGTCTTAGCTAGGTTGTAAGGTATAATAAAGTTAGTGAATTCTGAAAGGAGACCTATTTTGTTATTGACTTGTACGAGTATTGATAGCAAAGTAGGCAAAAACATATGCGTTCAGTGTTTAATCAACCCGAAGCGGTAGTTCTTGCTTCCAAGCATCTCACAGACGGTACAGGTAATTTGAGATGGATATATCGTGAATTAGCGCCTACGCTATCACAGGACACTGGTTGGTTATTGTTTGCGGACAATGACACAGCTAAGTGGAATGAAGATTCCGATAATTTCGTACCTATTGTTATTCAAACGGCACTAGCCATCGAATCCAGTTTGGAAAATGTCTTGGACTTACCTTATGGTACCGATCTGATGTTAGATAAACGCGTCAATACAACAGGCTGGTGGGATCCTAAAACGCATACACCTGTTTGGTTATCTGACGGGACGGTGCAACCAAACATTACGATTTCTGATGGACAGGTCATTGAAAATAACGAAAGTTAACAAAGTGTTTGTAATTTAAGTGATTTTCACATATAATTATAAATGTTGTGATGTTTGAAAAAACAGCAAGTTGTTATTGATCATCAATCGTTGGCTGTTTTATCAGATTAATGAAGCAAGTCACTGGTGTTTATAATGGTAATATAGCCAAGTGGTAAGGCAACGGTCTGCAAAACCGTCATCGCCGGTTCGACTCCGGTTATTACCTCTAAAAAAGCAACAGCATTGTCACCAATTTAGTGACAATGCTGTTGCTTTTTAATTTAATTTTTTTAGTGTTTGCCGTGTATACATACCAAGACGCAAGTTTTCCGAAATTTTCTTAATATTGGTTTGCCATAATAGATATTGTTGACGATCTACTTTTTTTAATGCAACGGATAAATCGTCTAAATTATCAATAACCAATCCAATATGAGACGTCACAATCAACTGGCCCAGAGCGCTTTGGGACCACGCAATTAATGGTAATCCAGCACGTAAGTACAAGCTTGCTTTATGTGGTGCGTTGTATTTTGTATAGGTTTGATAAGTTTTATCATCAAAGTCGTTATCCCAGATTAGACCAAAACCATCATATAGATGAGACACGATCCGATCGGGATCAAAATTTCCTTGATAGTCAATTGTAGTTGGTAGATTGATATGTTGCCATTTTTTTGGTTTTGAGCCAAAAAGTGTTAACTGCGGCCCGGTATATGTTTGTAACCATGGTGATTTTTGAAATGTTCCAGCAAAATTTATCCGATGGCTGAATTGCGCCACTGGAACCGGATGACTAAGATAATCAAAAAATGATTGTATGATAAACTGACTTGTGATGCCTGCTGCCTGTAGACGTTTTTTCATAGCTTCAGAATGGACAATGATCGTATCATATCGATTTAACACGTCAAATTCCCAAGTACTTGTTTTGTTTAAGCGCAAAGGTTCAATGTCATGAATTAAAACAGCGGATCGTATTTTATTTTGGTTCAATTTTGTGACAAAGGCGTTTTCTAAATCAGCGCTCATATAGGTTGGAAATTGATGGAGAACAAGATCATTGGATTTGACAGGTGTTAGCCACTCATTAAGGTGTGTCATACGGGTGTCATCGCTATATCGTGCATCATTATAGCGATAGATTGGTAGTGATGTCCAACCAGAAGCAACAGCAATGTCAGCATAATCAGATTTTGCTTTTAATGCGCCTAAAGGCATCCAAGGTTCAATTGTATGGGTTATAAAATGTGTCATAATCTTATTCTACCAAAATCCGAACCATATTTGATAAAAACTTAAAAATAACGAACTAAAAATAAAATAAAAGTATATTGTTCGCTTTTTATCTCACGTTTTAATTGTTTTATCATGGTTCTCACTTTTAAATAGCGCATAATAAAGATATAAATTTGAGAGGAGAGTATGAGTGAGTTTTGACACTCATACATCATATTATTATGCAGCGTTCAGCACAGATTGGTATCGGTATTTTAGCAATTGCAGTTATTGGTGGCGGTATTTATGCTACTACACGAGGTGGGAAACAAGCTACCTCTAAAAATAATTATACTGTTGCATTAGTCACAGACAGTGGTGGCGTAGATGATCGTTCTTTTAATCAATCAGCATGGTCTGGATTAAAAGCCTATGGAAAAGATAGCCAACTTAAACAAGGCACAAAAGGTTTTAATTATTTTCAAAGTACAGATGCATCAGATATTAAGACAAACCTTCAAACAGCTGTAAAAGGTGGTTACAAATTAGTTTACGGTGTTGGATTTACTGCAGCCCCTGCAATGACAACAGTTGCTAAGGCAAACCCAAAAACTAATTTTGCGATTATT includes these proteins:
- the coaE gene encoding dephospho-CoA kinase (Dephospho-CoA kinase (CoaE) performs the final step in coenzyme A biosynthesis.) codes for the protein MLIVGLTGGIATGKSTVSRTLREAGFPVVDADVVAREVVEPGTRTLEKIKLAFGPNIIENGILNRDKLGRIVFGNQAELTRLNTIMQPAIRSTMLDKIAFWRTQQIPILIIDIPLLFERGYDKKDIIDKIVVVHTTEAIQKSRLEARDGLDSTQAQNRMKSQIPIAEKIAGADYILDNNGDKMSLAVQIEKLIIELKEIAPKYDAK
- a CDS encoding replication initiation and membrane attachment family protein — its product is MTQNNSTIEFHATAGAFFQADHLITPDDLSRVFNLYLPFIGATSYALYHLLVNELPFNHEQLKRQDHNFIIDSLNISLPNFVKCRRRLEAAGLMKTVYEKDAMGEVYGYRLLTPLAADKFFKEQLLSGLLYKFVGEERYLILEKRYGIQGQVKLTGNDISARFLQVFQNQNDLSVPTTPLVYQDATIQPDASTFKFDDFSEMIRGAHMATIVSHRNFLVAMHMTYGVDEVTLAGVVNQSITLDTHEINEQEVQRLLRQQVTRHVSANKVASEPEQLQSVPEIKNTEARALIEIARTTNAQEFLGYVKTTLKSGLVLKKERDLVDYLIAQSTLPMPVVNILVHYVLIGLQNDSLKAALVTTIADSWTQNRVDTPEKALIQIQQRQKANQERQEKRFSRHARPEKTTPKFVTKPGTDNGNETVSNATVETDSAAAALAKLKNIKTKN
- the dnaI gene encoding primosomal protein DnaI encodes the protein MQNLAEVLKKIQQKYPKIEETKLAEVVQQIADDEDVRLFWEAHQNELRQDAFQLTMMDLHEFIQQKQRLARGEKSLYPGYYPELAIEKGYPHVRYVAEKSTKLQLMQAEKLTLYKMPKAIRDADLQTISVDSGRAGVVTAIVDILTRLLEKSDTYVRGLYLYGQFGVGKTYLMGALANALAANSIGVMLIHFPSFAVDLKNTIGRDNTNRERLVNQAKTSPVLIIDDLGAENLSMWIRDDILGVILEYRMQNELTTFITSNFDMDEMEKYLSETRDDRDPGKAARLMQRIKFLTQRAEVSGKNRRLEH
- a CDS encoding YibE/F family protein; the encoded protein is MTFIKRTKKYWFVGLAVMLSWFFLRHDALLYANPVGQVQHVSDKATQTVTDEHNNSDVIRTQALTIRLLNRQGTIKISNTYAQSQVISNKYRVGDQLLLENIDGNMHILSLKRDAVVGALATLLVGLLVIYSKWRATSWLLLSMLINIGLFGVAVALNVHAKNANVFLLFSVLAVLFATASLALVLGKTLQMAITLLTTLTTTVLTIGLLIIVLRFTNNAGVHFETMSYVTQVPVTLFMAQTIIGVLGAVMDEAADIVAMQFGMQRENATRHFSDYWHAGMSVGRDIMGTLINVLFMIFIAETLPMVFLMLRNGNHWTYIMDQIMNLGILQTVISGIGIVLAVPVTSALVGWIMSRKVGTQ
- a CDS encoding YibE/F family protein, which translates into the protein MNAIGLLVIILFILMVFVGKGQGVKAFLGLLCNFLAIFILIILINWQFNPYIVTSIMSLIILSVAIYLGADNINVTNIAFKTSVIVVAIIMALTILIQYFGQFQGFTTENSEELEGLSLTVGLSFSHIAMIAMIISVLGAVAEAAMAIAADLTEVIERTPNMTSIRLYAHSRIIGGQILGTAINTLFFGVLGANIPLLIWFVRLRYPVAMFVNAKLLMVEVVTMLLGMLGILLSIWVASWLIVRTHVKQQKVVMKNERNV
- a CDS encoding immunity protein Imm33 domain-containing protein, with the protein product MRSVFNQPEAVVLASKHLTDGTGNLRWIYRELAPTLSQDTGWLLFADNDTAKWNEDSDNFVPIVIQTALAIESSLENVLDLPYGTDLMLDKRVNTTGWWDPKTHTPVWLSDGTVQPNITISDGQVIENNES
- a CDS encoding sugar transferase, with amino-acid sequence MTHFITHTIEPWMPLGALKAKSDYADIAVASGWTSLPIYRYNDARYSDDTRMTHLNEWLTPVKSNDLVLHQFPTYMSADLENAFVTKLNQNKIRSAVLIHDIEPLRLNKTSTWEFDVLNRYDTIIVHSEAMKKRLQAAGITSQFIIQSFFDYLSHPVPVAQFSHRINFAGTFQKSPWLQTYTGPQLTLFGSKPKKWQHINLPTTIDYQGNFDPDRIVSHLYDGFGLIWDNDFDDKTYQTYTKYNAPHKASLYLRAGLPLIAWSQSALGQLIVTSHIGLVIDNLDDLSVALKKVDRQQYLLWQTNIKKISENLRLGMYTRQTLKKLN